The following is a genomic window from Chloroflexota bacterium.
CAGGGTGTTGAGCAGGTCGAGGGCAAAGCGGTCGGGGTGGAGGACGGAGATGCCCCGCAGGCCCAGGCATAGCTGGACCTGCTCCGTCTTCCGGTGCTCCACCTTCAGGCGGGGTCCTTTCTGGCGGTCATCGGCGGGGGACCAGGGGTGGGTCTTCCCATCCTGCCAGGAGGAGAGGGTCCGGGTAAAGGCCTCTACCACCTCCAGGTGCTCTATGTTCCCCGCCACAGCCACCACCGCATTGGAGGGGAGGTAATGTTGATGGAGGAAGCCCAGCAGGTCCTGCCGGGTGATGGTGGATATGGTCTGGCGGTCTCCCGCCACATCCCGGCCCAGGGCCTGTCCCGGCCAGAGGACCTCGTCGATGAGCAGGTCCACCCTCTGGGCGGGGCTATCCAGGCTCATATTTATTTCCTCGATGATGACCTGGCGCTCCCTTTCTACCTCCTGGGGGTCAAAGCGGGAATGGAGGAGCATGTCCACCAGGAGGTCCAGGGCCAGGGGGAAATGGGGCCGGGCCACCTTGGCCCAGAAGAGGGTAAGCTCCTTATCCGTCCCCCCGTTGAGTATCCCCCCCACCGCCTCCAGGGGCGCATAGAGGTCCTTGGAGGTAGGCCGCCCCTCCGTCCCCTTGAAAAGCAGGTGCTCCAGGAAATGGGCCGCGCC
Proteins encoded in this region:
- a CDS encoding insulinase family protein, which encodes MFQSTRLPNGLRIITAPTPHVRSVSLAIFIGAGSRCERDQEAGAAHFLEHLLFKGTEGRPTSKDLYAPLEAVGGILNGGTDKELTLFWAKVARPHFPLALDLLVDMLLHSRFDPQEVERERQVIIEEINMSLDSPAQRVDLLIDEVLWPGQALGRDVAGDRQTISTITRQDLLGFLHQHYLPSNAVVAVAGNIEHLEVVEAFTRTLSSWQDGKTHPWSPADDRQKGPRLKVEHRKTEQVQLCLGLRGISVLHPDRFALDLLNTLAGESMTSRLFLEIREKRGLAYDIHSMVSHFRDTGSLLVYAGVEPKNARQALQATLEELARLREGVTEEELSRAKEFTKGRLFLRLEDTRAVAGWLGAQELLTGQVLTPEEVIARVDDVTGEDLKRVARNLVTGDKLNLAVVGPVSPESLEDLLKI